The Vidua chalybeata isolate OUT-0048 chromosome 21, bVidCha1 merged haplotype, whole genome shotgun sequence genome contains a region encoding:
- the LRRC8A gene encoding volume-regulated anion channel subunit LRRC8A, which produces MIPVTELRYFADTQPAYRILKPWWDVFTDYISIVMLMIAVFGGTLQVTQDKMICLPCKWVTKDSCNDSVRGWTVAVPERTYYNTSLVPSADSGPTGIRYDLDRHQYNYVDAVCYENRLHWFAKYFPYLVLLHTLIFLACSNFWFKFPRTSSKLEHFVSILLKCFDSPWTTRALSETVVEESDTKPAFGKMNGSMDKKSSTVSEDVEATVPMLQRTKSRIEQGIVDRSETGVLDKKEGEQAKALFEKVKKFRTHVEEGDIVYRLYMRQTIIKVIKFILIICYTVYYVNNITFDVDCKVDIESLTGYRMYRCAHPLATLFKILASFYISLVIFYGLICMYTLWWMLRRSLKKYSFESIREESSYSDIPDVKNDFAFMLHLIDQYDPLYSKRFAVFLSEVSENKLRQLNLNNEWTLEKLRQRITKNSQDKLELHLFMLSGIPDTVFDLIELEVLKLELIPDVTIPPSIAQLTSLKELWLYHTAAKIEAPALAFLRENLKSLHIKFTDIKEIPLWIYSLKTLEELHLTGNLSAENNRYIVIDGLRELKRLKVLRMKSNLTKLPQVVTDVGVHLQKLSINNEGTKLIVLNSLKKMVNLTELELIRCDLERIPHSIFSLHNLQEIDLKDNNLKTIEEIISFQHLHRLTCLKLWYNHIAYIPMQIGNLTNLERLYLNRNKIEKIPTQLFYCRKLRYLDLSHNNLTFIPPDVGLLQNLQNLAVTANRIESLPPELFQCRKLRTLNLGNNVLQSLPSRVGELTNLSQIELRGNRLECLPVELGECPLLKRSGLVVEEDLFNTLPLEVKERLWRADKEQA; this is translated from the exons ATGATTCCAGTCACCGAGCTGCGCTACTTCGCTGATACTCAGCCAGCCTATCGCATCCTGAAGCCGTGGTGGGATGTCTTCACGGACTACATTTCCATAGTGATGCTGATGATCGCCGTGTTTGGAGGGACGCTCCAGGTCACCCAGGACAAAATGATTTGTTTGCCCTGTAAATGGGTTACCAAAGACTCTTGCAATGACTCCGTCAGGGGATGGACAGTGGCAGTCCCGGAGCGTACCTACTACAACACTAGTCTTGTTCCCTCTGCTGATTCGGGGCCTACAGGGATCCGATACGATCTGGACCGGCACCAGTACAACTATGTGGATGCGGTGTGTTACGAGAACCGTCTTCACTGGTTTGCCAAGTATTTTCCTTACCTAGTGCTGCTACATACCCTCATCTTTCTGGCTTGTAGCAACTTCTGGTTCAAGTTCCCAAGGACCAGCTCCAAGCTGGAGCATTTTGTGTCTATTTTGCTTAAGTGTTTTGACTCTCCATGGACAACGAGAGCATTGTCTGAGACGGTGGTGGAAGAGAGTGATACCAAACCAGCATTTGGAAAAATGAATGGCTCCATGGACAAGAAATCCTCCACGGTCAGTGAGGATGTGGAAGCCACTGTTCCCATGCTGCAGAGAACAAAGTCTCGAATTGAGCAAGGGATTGTGGACAGGTCTGAGACTGGTGTCTTGGACAAAAAGGAAGGTGAGCAAGCCAAAGCACTCTTTGAGAAAGTGAAAAAGTTCCGTACTCATGTGGAAGAGGGAGACATAGTTTATCGCCTGTACATGAGACAGACCATAATCAAAGTAATCAAGTTCATTCTGATAATTTGCTATACTGTGTACTATGTCAACAACATAACGTTTGACGTAGACTGTAAAGTGGACATTGAGAGCTTGACTGGCTACAGGATGTACCGCTGTGCTCATCCTTTGGCCACTCTCTTCAAAATCTTGGCTTCTTTCTACATCAGTCTGGTGATTTTCTATGGTTTGATCTGCATGTACACCCTGTGGTGGATGTTGAGGCGGTCACTCAAGAAATACTCCTTTGAGTCCATCCGGGAGGAGAGCAGTTACAGTGACATTCCTGATGTGAAAAATGACTTTGCTTTCATGCTCCATCTGATCGATCAGTACGACCCCCTCTACTCCAAGCGCTTTGCTGTCTTTCTGTCAGAGGTGAGTGAGAACAAATTGCGGCAGCTGAACCTCAACAATGAGTGGACTTTGGAGAAACTACGCCAGAGGATCACCAAAAACTCTCAGGATAAGCTGGAATTGCATCTTTTCATGTTGAGTGGCATTCCTGACACAGTGTTTGACCTCATTGAGTTGGAGGTCTTGAAGCTGGAGCTTATCCCTGATGTCACTATTCCCCCCAGCATTGCTCAGCTCACCAGCCTTAAAGAACTGTGGCTCTACCACACAGCTGCCAAAATTGAGGCCCCAGCCCTTGCCTTCTTGAGGGAGAATTTGAAATCTCTCCACATCAAGTTCACAGACATTAAGGAGATTCCTCTTTGGATTTATAGCCTGAAGACACTAGAGGAGCTTCACCTGACAGGGAATTTGAGCGCTGAAAACAACCGGTACATCGTGATAGATGGACTGAGGGAGCTGAAGAGGCTGAAGGTGTTGAGGATGAAGAGTAACCTCACCAAGCTGCCACAGGTGGTGACAGATGTTGGTGTGCATCTTCAGAAGCTTTCCATCAACAATGAGGGCACCAAGCTCATTGTCCTCAACAGCCTTAAGAAGATGGTCAACTTGACAGAGCTTGAGCTGATCCGGTGTGACTTGGAACGCATTCCTCACTCTATCTTTAGCCTCCACAATCTGCAGGAAATAGACCTGAAGGACAACAACCTAAAGACTATTGAGGAAATCATCAGCTTCCAGCACTTACATCGTCTCACTTGCCTTAAATTGTGGTACAACCACATTGCCTACATCCCCATGCAGATAGGCAACCTGACCAACTTAGAACGCCTTTACCTGAACCGTAACAAGATAGAAAAGATCCCTACCCAGCTCTTCTATTGCCGAAAACTTCGGTACTTGGATCTCAGCCACAACAACTTAACTTTCATACCACCAGACGTTGGACTTCTTCAAAACCTGCAGAATCTGGCTGTGACAGCCAACAGG attgaGAGTCTCCCAccagagctgttccagtgcaGGAAGCTGAGAACCTTGAACCTGGGGAACAACGTGCTGCAGTCCCTGCCCTCCCGGGTGGGAGAGCTGACCAATCTGTCACAGATAGAGCTGCGAGGGAACCGCCTGGAGTGCTTGcctgtggagctgggagagTGCCCGCTGCTGAAACGCAGTGGGCTTGTGGTGGAGGAGGACCTGTTCAACACCCTGCCCTTGGAAGTCAAAGAGCGCCTGTGGAGGGCAGACAAAGAGCAAGCTTGA